In Xiphias gladius isolate SHS-SW01 ecotype Sanya breed wild chromosome 16, ASM1685928v1, whole genome shotgun sequence, a genomic segment contains:
- the gjc4b gene encoding gap junction gamma-1 protein, producing the protein MSWSFLTRLLDEISNHSTFVGKIWLTLLIVFRIVLTAVGGESIYYDEQSKFECNTRQPGCENVCYDAFAPLSHIRFWVFQVIMITTPTIMYLGFAMHKIARMEDDDYRPRSRKRMPIVNRGANRDYEEAEDNGEEDPMILEEIEPEKEKDAVEKPSKKHDGRRRIKRDGLMKVYVFQLLSRAIFEVSFLFGQYILYGLEVAPSYVCTRSPCPHTVDCFVSRPTEKTIFLLIMYAVSALCLLFTLLEILHLGISGIRDCFCAPRSRPPTPRHPALASQRSSICRQPSAPPGYHTALKKDPTGKMGFRDNLGDSGRESFGDEASSRELERLRRHLKLAQQHLDMAYQNEENSPSRSSSPESNGTAVEQNRLNFAQEKQSSTCEKGLRA; encoded by the exons ATGAGCTGGAGCTTCCTCACACGTTTGCTGGACGAGATTTCCAACCACTCCACCTTTGTGGGCAAAATCTGGCTTACCCTCCTCATTGTCTTTCGCATCGTGCTGACGGCGGTCGGGGGCGAGTCGATTTACTACGATGAACAGAGTAAATTTGAGTGTAACACGCGGCAACCTGGTTGTGAGAATGTGTGCTACGATGCGTTTGCGCCGCTGTCGCACATTCGCTTCTGGGTCTTTCAGGTGATTATGATCACCACCCCCACCATCATGTACCTTGGCTTTGCTATGCATAAAATCGCCCGCATGGAGGATGATGACTACCGGCCCCGGAGTAGGAAGAGGATGCCTATAGTGAACCGTGGTGCCAACCGGGACTACGAGGAAGCAGAGGATAATGGGGAGGAGGACCCCATGATCCTGGAGGAGATTGAgccagaaaaggaaaaggacgCTGTGGAGAAGCCCAGCAAAAAGCATGATGGACGCCGTCGCATCAAGAGAGATGGTCTGATGAAGGTCTACGTGTTTCAGCTGCTATCACGTGCCATCTTTGAGGTCTCGTTCCTGTTTGGACAGTACATTCTTTATGGGCTGGAAGTGGCGCCATCGTATGTATGCACACGTTCACCTTGCCCGCACACTGTGGATTGCTTCGTCTCACGCCCTACAGAGAAAACAATCTTCCTGCTCATCATGTATGCCGTCAGCGCCCTGTGTCTGCTCTTCACCCTGCTGGAGATCCTCCACCTCGGCATCAGCGGTATCCGTGACTGCTTTTGTGCACCGCGATCTCGGCCTCCCACCCCCCGTCACCCAGCTTTGGCCAGCCAGAGGTCCTCCATCTGCCGCCAGCCCTCTGCGCCCCCAGGCTACCACACAGCTCTGAAGAAGGACCCAACGGGAAAAATGGGCTTTAGGGATAACCTGGGAGACTCCGGCCGCGAGTCCTTCGGGGATGAGGCTTCATCACGGGAGCTGGAGAGACTGCGCAGACACCTGAAACTGGCCCAGCAACATCTGGATATGGCTTACCAGAACGAGGAGAATAGCCCGTCGCGCAGTAGCAGCCCAGAGTCCAATGGCACCGCAGTCGAGCAGAACAGATTAAACTTCGCCCAAGAGAAGCAGAGCAGTACGTGTGAGAAAG GTCTCCGTGCGTAG